The genomic window GTTCAATCCGCTGACTTGACCCCTCACAAGTGACGACGGCGTTAAGAAGCTGCCGTCAGATTGCAGcaagatcatcatcagcaaacCAGTTCTTGAATCTTTCACTTAACACACAATGGCCACGACTTCAAGTGCCTTTCCTCCGCTTCCTCTACCTGATGGCATCATCGAAGACTACATCGACTGCACATCATCTTGTGGTCTAACCTTCCATGTGCTCAAAGCAGGAAAACCAGGAAAACCCCTCGTTTTATTCACCCACGGCTACCCGGAGCTGGCCTACTCATGGCGCAAAGTTCTACCCGCCGTTGCCGAAGCAGGCTACTTTTGTGTGGCTCCAGACCAGCGTGGATACGGCCGAACAACTGGGTGGCCTCGGAGAAACTTTGAAGATACCGACCTGGCAGAATGGTCTCTGACAAATCTAGTGCGCGATTTGGTGTGTCTGGTTTACAAGTTGGGATATACCCAAGCATGCAGCATCGTTGGGCATGATTTTGGCGCTGTGAGCGCTGCCGTGGCGGCCTTGATACGGCCAGACATGTTTCTCTCCACGGTTCACATGAGCCACCCTTaccaccccccttcaactccccctctcaGTAGCCCGAAGGGCGGAAAAGATATACACACGGATTTGGCTGCTCTTTCTCCGCCGAGAAAACATTACAAGTGGTACAACTCAACTGCTCCGGCTGCCAAGGATTGGGACGTGCCACCGCAAGGGCTTGAGGCCTTCCTCAGAGGCTATTTTCACCTCAAGTCGGCCGACTGGGAGAAGAACGAGCCCTATCCACTGGATGCCTGGACTGCGGACCAGTTGGCAAAAATGCCAGAGTACTACATCATGCGCCGAGACCAAACAATGCCAACGATGGTCCATGAAAACatggtgggagaggatgctTCCAAGACCGAAAGGTGGCTGAGCAAGGACGAGATGGAGCTCTATTGTTCTGAGTGGAAGCGAACTGGCTTCCAGGGCGCTCTGAACTGGTATCGAGCACAAACCGTGGGGGTCCAGGACGACAAGAAGGCTGCAGGTGACATGTGGCTATTTGCTGGAAAAAAGATTGAGGTTCCGGTTGCATTCATCAGCGGAGTCAAGGACTGGGGAAACTACCAACGACCTGGAGCTCTCCAAGGGTACGAGAACGAGGAATGGGTCAAAAACGGAATGTTCAGGGGCGCGACGTTGGTTGAGGGGGCTGGACACTGGGTACAGCAAGAGCAGCCGGATGCTGTGATTCGGGAGATTCTCAAGTTCCTCCAGTCCCTGTGATCGACTTTGTCCTGGAAGCAGATTGAAGGACTCCCTTCCGCCGCCTTCGCTTGCGGCTGATGTTTGAAAGCCGGACCTTGCCGTCAAGCCGAGGATATCATGTCTTCCATGCACATCTCAAACAACTCACCgttgggggcgggggggggggtggtcaAGAACGAGCCGATAAGTCCGACCTTCAACAAAGAAACAGCGAAGAATTTGCAACCATATCGTCATCACGGCCTGGATGGAGACTCGCCGAACCCGGAATGCGTATATTGCTTTAATATCGGAGCGGACGGAGGTCCCACCCGCCAGGTTAGGGCGAGGTTCTAGAAAGGAATTGGTTATTCTCTGCAGGAACGCCTCATATCGAGGCAATATGTGCAAATGACCGcagcatcctcatcttctctATAGCCCGGTTTGCCTCTTCTGCCAAGGTTCATTGCAAGAAAGTCTGATAGGAATCTGGACATGGACGATTTCCACTTCCGTTCTTGGACCCGAGCACTCGCCGCTTTAACCTGAGCAGGGATGAGTAAAGCCCTGAGCAAGACCTGAGCACGGTGCAATTTCACCTTGGACGCACCTCTAACTACAACTCTCGCAAGCAATCTGCCAGGTGTAGACTCGATAAATAACCTTACGCCGCTGCCAGCAAATCCCACCTCGTCCGGTGACCGGCCACATCACAGCCACCCCACGAACCCCCCGCTGCCAACCACACGAATCTGCCCCGCCGTGCCTCCCGGTGCTGCGCCGAGAGTGCCGCCAAGGGACATAAGCGTGAATAAACCTGTTTCTCTTTTTACGGACTCTGGTGCTATAGCTGGGCCATATAACAAAGGAAACGGCGGAGAGTAGAGGGTAGGTCTGCGCTTGTGCGATTCTTCGCATGAGCTGACACAGACCCTATCTCATATACAACTGCGGCAGACCCTGATAAGCTAAACCTCGTTCCGGTCCCCAAATCTCAGGCGCACAGCACCGAATTTTCTCTAGCGGGTCCAGTTCAGTCGAGCGAGCCGCCCACGTTTCGTCGGCCAAATAAAAGCCAATTTAACGCTAAGAAGATTTGCGGATACTTAACGCAGCATATCCCCGAAGAGATCGAGTTCAACAGGGACAATAAGCAATATATCTCTTATGTCTTTTCAATTTGTATCCAGTATAGATTAAACGTAATGCGTCTTAACTATACATTCTGTATCATATTAAAGATATTAGGTTAGGCTAGTATATAAAATAGGTTTGATATTTTAGATACGAAGTTAAGCTACTAAAGTACGAAGTTTCGTGAGAGAATACTTTTAAAGGAGTCCTGGACTAGCGTTATAGAATAAGCTTATAAGAGTACCATTAGTAGTAAGTAAGTAAACCATTAGTAAGGTAAGCAGACAGTGAGTAACCCAGAGCAGCCTTAAGTATGGTAAGCAAACTCTAAGCAGCCGATAAGCGAGCTAAATAGACTCTGAACAGTCCATGAGCGAGGTAAGTAGACTCTGAGCAGACCCTGAATGAAGTGAGCAGACCCTGAGCAGTCCCTGAGCGAGATGAGCAGTCCGGGGCCGAAGATGAGCTGGTCCTGATCTCCACCTAATTCAGGACAGATAAAGCGGCGAGAAGTCACTTGGCGAATTGTGTCCAGATTCCGGTGGTACAATAACATGTGTTGAACAAGTCAGTCACGGAGCCGCAAAGTCGGTACTTTGAATttatccccatccccagtcTCATGCACACGTTGTCGGGTGACGCCCCTCGTGCGAGCTGCTTGTGAGCTTGCATTCTCGCTCACCAGCCGCCTTCGAGAAATGTTCTACTTCAACAATAGAGTTGCTACTGTAGCTGGCCAAGGCGGGTGGCTAGTGATACAGTTGCCTCTTGAGGTTGCCATGGACAATGAGCCTGAATTTGAACTGGACATCATGGGCAGCAATACCTCACTCCCATCCCGCGATGATACCAAACCTCAGTCGACAACACCACTCTAGCGCGGCTCTCCCAACTCGTGATTCGGGAAATTGGAGCTGTCACCGACTCGCACGCCGTCGAACGTTACGAAAGGCCCACAGGAACTGTGTTGTACGCAGCAGTGTCAAGGTGAGCGGGAAGGGGTACTCCGGGCCCAATGCGGAAGGCATATGCCGTCTTATGCCGAATAAGACCAGACCAGGTTGGTGGAACCTGGGCGTAATACAACCTTGACGAGAATCGCTACCGCTTTTAGGGCTGTAAAGTACGGTAGTCGCCATGCGGGCTGCGGGGAGGCACGTGGAAAACTTGGTCGAACCCACCCTGTCCCCGGATCCCGTTCTGGGGAGCCTTGTCCCTGTTCCCCGCATTTTGCTGATTTTCGCCCGAGCGTGGCAGGGCTTGGGGTTCCAAAGAAGGTTCTCACCTGTGAGCCTCCCACtgtctcttgttgttgggcaTAGGACGGCTAATGTCTTGACTGCGACACTGTAATTCAGCCGAAAGCCATCAAACCCCACAGAGTTACTAAATCTCGGCTTCTTTTGTTCCATGGCCAGTGCTAGTTCGGGTTCTCGCCGAAGCACGGATGCTTCCATTGTTCGTTGTCACGTTATGCTGGACGCCACGCCGTGACAATGGACCAGAACCAAACGACACAGGCATGGTAGCTCTCGAAGAGAGATAGCTGCGGACAGAACCAGATGGCCGAGAAGCATGAGGTTGAGCTGGAGGATCCACGGGGGTCAGAAGAGGATAAAAGATGGCTGATCGCCCTTCCAGAGGTGAAAGGTCTCGGGTAGTCAGTCGTCAAGGAGCCAGCAGGATATCTCACTTCATAGAGTTGGGTATACCGAATCTCACGATCAAGATGCACTCCCGCAacgtcctcgccgccgccgtggcgTTGGCTGGCGCCCCGAGCGTCCATGCCGTCCTTCGATTCTCGTGCTCAGAGCTTGTGACCGAGCGTCTCGATCCGTATGTCTTTTTTCGGACCAGCCATGAGCAGGTTGAGTGCTAACAGGTCATGACAGCCTCGTCTTCCCAGGTGCTATTCAGTCTCCTCACGTCCACCAGATCGTCGGTGGCAACATGTTCAACGTGACCATGGACCCCAATAGACACAACATTGGCGAGGAGGCCACCTGCACAACCTGCACCTTCTCTGAGGATTTCTCCAACTACTGGACGGCCATCCTTTACTTCCGTGCCCGCAACGGCACCTTGATCCGGGTCCCGCAGCGGCCCAACATTGACTTTGACGGTGCCCGTGGCGGCGGTATGACCGTCTACTACACGGCCACCTATCAAAACCACAAGCCCACCGCCTTCCAGCCCGGCTTCCGCATGATTGTCGGTAACCCCATGT from Podospora pseudoanserina strain CBS 124.78 chromosome 7 map unlocalized CBS124.78p_7.2, whole genome shotgun sequence includes these protein-coding regions:
- a CDS encoding uncharacterized protein (MEROPS:MER0017177; COG:I; EggNog:ENOG503NYRD), with product MATTSSAFPPLPLPDGIIEDYIDCTSSCGLTFHVLKAGKPGKPLVLFTHGYPELAYSWRKVLPAVAEAGYFCVAPDQRGYGRTTGWPRRNFEDTDLAEWSLTNLVRDLVCLVYKLGYTQACSIVGHDFGAVSAAVAALIRPDMFLSTVHMSHPYHPPSTPPLSSPKGGKDIHTDLAALSPPRKHYKWYNSTAPAAKDWDVPPQGLEAFLRGYFHLKSADWEKNEPYPLDAWTADQLAKMPEYYIMRRDQTMPTMVHENMVGEDASKTERWLSKDEMELYCSEWKRTGFQGALNWYRAQTVGVQDDKKAAGDMWLFAGKKIEVPVAFISGVKDWGNYQRPGALQGYENEEWVKNGMFRGATLVEGAGHWVQQEQPDAVIREILKFLQSL